From a single Nicotiana tomentosiformis chromosome 2, ASM39032v3, whole genome shotgun sequence genomic region:
- the LOC138905380 gene encoding uncharacterized protein yields the protein MHGSSNIHNQAKRKCKDLLKQKQSIQTSFDRQSTQTKLEYKICLKTSIEVVRLLLNQGLTFRGHREDESSLNKGNFLEILSWYAERCDKIHDLVLKKAPKNDQLTSHKIQKDIIIACKIETVKAIMDDLNKNFFALLVDELCDVSHKEQLAIVMRYVNRCGSVVEHFIGIVHVSNTTALCLKKAIVDYLAQHSLSLSYVRGQCYDGASNMQGDLCGLETLIQ from the coding sequence ATGCATGGGTCGAGCAATATTCATAATCAGGCAAAAAGGAAATGTAAAGATCTATTAAAACAAAAACAGTCAATTCAAACTTCATTTGATAGGCAATCCACTCAAACCAAGCTCGAATACAAAATTTGCTTGAAGACTTCAATTGAGGTGGTGAGACTCCTATTGAATCAAGGATTGACATTTCGTGGACATCGTGAAGATGAATCATCATTAAACAAGGGTAACTTTCTTGAGATTCTTTCATGGTATGCAGAGAGGTGCGATAAAATTCATGATCTTGTATTGAAAAAGGCTCCAAAGAATGATCAGTTGACTTCTCATAAAATTCAGAAAGACATTATCATTGCATGTAAAATTGAAACAGTTAAAGCAATTATGGACGATCTAAATAAAAACTTTTTTGCATTGCTAGTTGATGAATTATGTGATGTATCACACAAAGAGCAATTAGCTATTGTCATGCGATATGTTAATAGATGCGGATCTGTGGTGGAGCATTTTATTGGGATCGTTCATGTTAGTAATACTACTGCTTTATGTTTAAAGAAAGCAATTGTTGATTACCTTGCTCAACATTCTTTGAGTTTATCTTATGTGCGTGGACAATGCTATGATGGAGCAAGCAACATGCAAGGGGATTTATGTGGCCTCGAAACTTTGATTCAATAA
- the LOC104098927 gene encoding uncharacterized protein has protein sequence MDDLRESQAEKVQEALDMGKLETGRGLNQELGLARAADTRWGSHYKSFKNFISMFGSIIDVLDTIVVDVRTLEERPKVKGYLSSCQTFEVSFMLHIMRDVLGITNELNTSLQKKEQDIANAILLVEVAKRRLQKLREEEWDSLIDKVSAFCVKYNILIPNFDDLYVNSGRSRRKVADYIILHHYRVDIFFKIIDWQVQELNARFNEVTANLLVGVACLNPVDSFSSFDINKILRMAELYPDDFDENITVTLKNQLETYIVDARDVDERFSNLQELVDLSETLVKTKKHLNYPFVFRPVKFALLLPVATVERTFSTIKLIKSELRKRMNDEFMSGYLVPYVERKIFNTISDETIINTFQEMKTRRGQL, from the coding sequence ATGGATGATCTTCGAGAATCTCAAGCAGAAAAAGTTCAAGAGGCATTAGACATGGGTAAACTTGAAACTGGTAGGGGTTTGAATCAAGAACTTGGTCTTGCTAGAGCTGCAGATACTCGTTGGGGTTCGCACTACAAATCTTTTAAGAACTTTATTTCTATGTTTGGCTCAATTATTGATGTTCTTGATACTATCGTTGTTGATGTCCGGACTTTAGAAGAAAGACCTAAGGTAAAGGGATATCTTAGCAGTTGTCAAACATTTGAGgtttctttcatgttgcacatAATGAGAGATGTATTGGGGATCACAAATGAGCTTAATACATCCTTACAAAAAAAGGAGCAAGATATTGCAAATGCTATTCTACTTGTTGAAGTGGCAAAGAGACGGTTGCAAAAGCTAAGAGAAGAAGAATGGGATTCACTTATTGATAAGGTATCTGCATTTTGTGTCAAGTATAATATTTTGATACCAAACTTTGATGACCTCTATGTTAACTCTGGAAGATCTCGACGTAAAGTTGCTGATTATATTATTTTACATCACTATCGTGTTGATATATTTTTTAAGATTATTGATTGGCAAGTTCAAGAACTCAATGCTCGTTTTAATGAGGTGACAGCGAACTTGCTTGTTGGAGTAGCTTGCTTAAATCCAGTTGACTCATTTTCCAGTTTTGACATAAACAAGATATTGAGGATGGCTGAATTATATCCTGATGATTTTGATGAGAATATAACGGTTACACTCAAGAATCAGCTTGAAACTTATATTGTTGATGCTCGTGATGTTGATGAAAGGTTCTCAAATCTACAAGAACTTGTTGATCTTTCTGAAACACTAGTTAAGACAAAGAAGCATTTGAATTATCCATTTGTGTTTCGCCCTGTGAAATTTGCTTTGCTTCTACCTGTTGCTACCGTTGAAAGAACTTTTTCGACGATTAAGTTGATCAAGAGTGAATTGCGAAAACGAATGAATGACGAATTCATGAGCGGTTATTTAGTACCTTAtgtagaaagaaaaatatttaacaCCATTTCTGATGAGACTATTATTAATACGTTTCAGGAAATGAAAACTCGTAGAGGACAGttgtaa